One segment of Streptomyces sp. YIM 121038 DNA contains the following:
- a CDS encoding condensation domain-containing protein, with amino-acid sequence MTGNLSDAARRLMERRLAGLSAPVSKERDPRPERPPLAPAQRRLWFIHQLTQGSLAYNVPTAYRLRGPLDTGALERAVHLVVRRHEVLRTCYPADEQGEPFQRVLDADAGPRTPVARHDLTSAADPVAEALRIAGSEADHRFRLDAEGPLRLWLATLGPDDHVLGIVVHHIAFDRESLAVLAGELSAAYRAEAAAGIPELPPLDAQYADFALWQNGLTGTQEYQKELGYWRETLGRLAPVLELPADHQRPKEPTYRAGEAAIHIDAETADRLRALSTERGASLFMTCLAAFQGLLSRYTAETALAVGCPVNGRAKVAYEGLIGFFANSLPIGVHLDDDPAFAAMVDRTRESLLSAHAHQNVPFDRIVRELSPVRDLSRNPLVQVWFDLDAGDTGTAADLLALPGVRSEYFTEGRVRTRFDAEMHLGERADGTITGRLLYAQDLFAAETANGLCEHYANFLAAVAADPALRLSRVPLFSAHQRSTLLDDWSVGSG; translated from the coding sequence GTGACGGGCAACCTTTCGGACGCCGCCCGCAGGCTTATGGAGCGGCGACTCGCCGGCCTTTCGGCGCCGGTGAGCAAGGAGCGGGACCCGCGCCCCGAGCGTCCGCCGCTCGCACCGGCCCAGCGCCGACTGTGGTTCATCCACCAGCTCACCCAGGGCAGCCTGGCCTACAACGTGCCGACCGCCTACCGGCTGCGCGGCCCGCTGGACACCGGGGCGCTGGAGCGCGCCGTCCACCTGGTGGTGCGGCGGCACGAGGTGCTGCGCACCTGCTATCCGGCCGACGAGCAGGGCGAGCCGTTCCAGCGCGTCCTGGACGCCGACGCCGGCCCGCGGACGCCGGTGGCACGGCACGACCTCACCTCGGCCGCCGACCCGGTCGCCGAGGCCCTGCGGATCGCCGGCAGTGAGGCCGACCACCGGTTCCGCCTCGACGCGGAAGGTCCGCTGCGGCTGTGGCTGGCCACGCTGGGGCCGGACGACCACGTGCTGGGCATCGTGGTGCACCACATCGCCTTCGACCGGGAGTCCTTGGCCGTCCTGGCCGGTGAGCTCTCCGCCGCCTACCGGGCCGAGGCCGCCGCCGGCATCCCCGAACTGCCCCCGCTCGACGCCCAGTACGCCGACTTCGCCCTGTGGCAGAACGGCCTGACCGGCACGCAGGAGTACCAGAAGGAACTCGGCTACTGGCGCGAGACCCTGGGCCGTCTGGCGCCCGTACTGGAGCTGCCCGCCGATCACCAGCGGCCGAAGGAACCGACCTACCGGGCCGGCGAGGCGGCGATCCACATCGACGCCGAGACCGCCGACCGGCTGCGGGCCCTGTCCACCGAGCGCGGCGCCTCCCTGTTCATGACGTGCCTCGCCGCCTTCCAGGGCCTGCTGTCGCGCTACACCGCGGAGACCGCCCTCGCGGTCGGCTGCCCGGTCAACGGCCGGGCGAAGGTGGCGTACGAGGGACTCATCGGGTTCTTCGCCAACTCCCTGCCGATCGGCGTCCACCTCGACGACGACCCGGCGTTCGCCGCCATGGTGGACCGGACGCGCGAGTCGCTGCTTTCGGCGCACGCACACCAGAACGTGCCGTTCGACCGGATCGTGCGGGAGCTGTCGCCCGTGCGCGACCTCAGCCGCAACCCGCTGGTCCAGGTCTGGTTCGACCTGGACGCGGGCGACACCGGCACGGCGGCCGACCTCCTGGCCCTGCCCGGGGTGCGGAGCGAGTACTTCACCGAGGGGCGGGTGCGGACCCGGTTCGACGCCGAAATGCACCTGGGCGAGCGCGCCGACGGGACGATCACCGGCCGACTGCTGTACGCACAGGACCTGTTCGCGGCCGAGACGGCGAACGGGCTGTGCGAGCACTATGCGAACTTCCTGGCGGCGGTGGCCGCCGACCCGGCGCTGCGGCTTTCGCGCGTGCCGCTGTTCTCCGCGCACCAGCGGTCCACCCTGCTGGACGACTGGAGCGTGGGCAGCGGTTGA
- a CDS encoding non-ribosomal peptide synthetase, producing the protein MAQEQQAAPSRSARTVLEGFDVWAAKAPDEPAVISDGTALSYRQLDEEAEALARDLRALGCGPETVVGLCVTRGTGLAVAVLGVVKAGAAYLPLDPAHPAARSRTVLADAGARLVVTDRSVSAGLDAEGWGGTPVYELDGERPAPTVTDPGAGPAGEADQLLYVIYTSGSTGRPKGIAMQGGPQITLLDWCREHYAERPVALQYFPVTADVAFLELMSTWWLGGCAVIATEPERYDVEALAGLIARHAVSKVLLPVVALDELARHSRSAPDQVATLRELITTGDRQVITPAIRDLCDQHPETFLDNHYGSTEVNVVTAPRLTAPAAEWPDHPLTGRPMSGARIYVLDANLSPVPPNVQGEIYVGGGPPARGYAGRPGLTAAAFLPDPYTPEPGARMYRTGDLGRWRPGGVLEYLGRVDFQLKLHGYRVEPGEIESLLRERTDVERAAVLRIGEGQDAYLAAYLIADGEPPAPSELREYLGLRLPAPMVPSTYVFLPEFPLTDTGKVDRKALPLPDGGGAQWVAPRDETERAAAEVLAQVLGRDRIGVTDDFFRLGGHSLLVTQVVHRLRAALGVQLPMRAVFEGPTAAALAKEARRLREERG; encoded by the coding sequence ATGGCACAAGAGCAGCAGGCGGCCCCGAGCCGGTCGGCCCGCACGGTCCTGGAGGGCTTCGACGTCTGGGCCGCCAAGGCCCCCGACGAGCCCGCCGTGATCTCGGACGGCACCGCGCTGAGCTACCGGCAACTGGACGAGGAGGCCGAGGCCCTCGCCCGTGACCTGCGGGCGCTGGGGTGCGGGCCCGAGACCGTGGTCGGGCTGTGCGTCACACGCGGCACCGGCCTGGCCGTCGCGGTCCTGGGCGTGGTCAAGGCGGGCGCGGCGTACCTGCCGCTGGACCCCGCCCACCCCGCGGCGAGGTCCCGGACGGTCCTTGCCGACGCCGGGGCGCGCCTCGTGGTGACGGACCGGTCGGTGTCGGCCGGTCTGGATGCCGAAGGCTGGGGCGGGACGCCGGTGTACGAGCTGGACGGTGAGCGTCCGGCGCCGACCGTCACGGACCCGGGCGCCGGCCCCGCCGGTGAGGCCGACCAGTTGCTGTACGTCATCTACACCTCGGGCTCCACCGGGCGGCCCAAGGGCATCGCCATGCAGGGCGGGCCGCAGATCACGCTGCTCGACTGGTGCCGGGAGCACTACGCCGAGCGCCCGGTCGCCCTGCAGTACTTCCCCGTGACCGCCGACGTGGCCTTCCTCGAGCTCATGTCCACGTGGTGGCTCGGCGGTTGTGCGGTGATCGCCACCGAGCCGGAGCGCTACGACGTCGAGGCCCTGGCCGGCCTGATCGCCCGGCACGCCGTGAGCAAGGTCCTGCTGCCGGTGGTCGCGCTCGACGAGCTCGCCCGGCACAGCAGGAGCGCACCCGACCAGGTGGCCACCCTCCGTGAGCTGATCACCACCGGTGACCGGCAGGTGATCACTCCGGCCATCCGTGACCTGTGCGACCAGCACCCCGAGACGTTCCTGGACAACCACTACGGTTCCACCGAGGTGAACGTGGTCACCGCGCCGCGCCTGACGGCACCGGCCGCCGAGTGGCCCGACCACCCGCTGACGGGACGGCCCATGTCCGGCGCGCGGATCTACGTGCTCGACGCGAACCTCTCGCCCGTACCGCCGAACGTCCAGGGCGAGATCTACGTGGGCGGCGGACCGCCCGCCCGCGGCTACGCGGGGCGCCCGGGCCTGACGGCCGCCGCGTTCCTGCCCGACCCCTACACGCCGGAGCCCGGCGCGCGCATGTACCGCACCGGTGACCTGGGCCGGTGGCGCCCCGGGGGAGTCCTGGAGTACCTGGGCCGGGTCGACTTCCAGCTCAAGCTGCACGGCTACCGCGTCGAACCGGGTGAGATCGAGTCGTTGCTGCGCGAGCGCACGGACGTGGAGCGGGCCGCCGTGCTGCGGATCGGCGAGGGCCAGGACGCCTACCTGGCGGCGTATCTGATCGCCGACGGCGAACCGCCGGCCCCGAGCGAGCTGCGCGAGTACCTCGGCCTCAGGCTGCCCGCGCCCATGGTGCCGAGCACCTACGTCTTCCTGCCGGAGTTCCCGCTCACCGACACCGGGAAGGTGGACCGCAAGGCGCTGCCGCTGCCGGACGGCGGCGGGGCGCAGTGGGTCGCGCCGCGCGACGAGACCGAGCGGGCGGCCGCGGAGGTCCTCGCCCAGGTCCTCGGCCGGGACCGGATCGGCGTCACCGACGACTTCTTCCGCCTGGGCGGGCACTCGCTGTTGGTCACCCAGGTGGTGCACCGGCTGCGCGCCGCGCTCGGGGTGCAGCTCCCGATGCGGGCGGTCTTCGAAGGGCCGACCGCCGCGGCACTGGCCAAGGAAGCCCGCCGGCTGCGCGAGGAGCGCGGATGA
- a CDS encoding non-ribosomal peptide synthetase, producing the protein MTVGTAAGEPTVRPELSFAQERLWFLDQLSPGESGYLTPFSRRLDGPVDADLLERALRAVAERHPVLRSRIDAGSGTPVPVVEPAATVRLERVDLSGAPDPERAAEAAVATMLNTPMDLTAAPWLRAALFTLGEGSALFHVQVHHIAFDGISRGLFERDLSAQYRALAGGRPALELPPGRDYAAHAARQRAALGPAEREELLAQWRTALDGAPHVLELPSDRPRPARPGPRAGRVDFVIPEEVTAALYRVAQAHRTTLFCVGLAAYQHLLGRYADARDVLVGVPFAGREDPETEQVIGFFTHSVPLRGELAGSPSLDALTRQARDRVLEAMDLQELPLEQLVDGLGVTREAHRNPLFQHWFDLADPQWDRPALILPGVRVRPVPVTETTTRFDTELHLRPAGAGLAGRLLYAAELFDEETAAGLAGHYAALLAAAAAEPGRPLDSIPLTGADERARLLDLGTGPAVRRGPATVDAYVERTVARVPDEVAVRSGERRLTYRQLDERSRRIARALREHGAGPERVVAVCLPRGPELVCALLGVVRSGAAYVPVEPELPAERIAYLLRDSGAMAVLGDAGAESLTEVTGHPLVRVDHFADGDGPHGGAALSATGHGAQDLPAALDPDRLLYVVYTSGSTGLPKGVGVTHRSFTRLLDWHLDRYPVASGAATAQTAGVSFDAAAWEIWPALAGGSCLEVCSADQVRTPSRLLARLEEAGVGSAFVPTALAELLIREPLGQRTALRRLLTGGDVFRPRAEDAPGVEVVNHYGPTENTVVATATDALTRPWPGRSIGRPIAGVRAYVLDARLHLVPRGVRGELWLGGALVSRGYLGRPGLTAERFVPDPFAAEPGARMYRTGDLARWSADGSLEFRGRADGQLKISGYRVEPAEVEVVLLRCPGVREAVVTAATGPDGAPVLAAHLVCDAPGPSDAELRSQLRRQVPSYLVPSVFVRLDALPLTVTGKVDRRALPAPPEGVRAAVAPRTPAESAVHALWLEVLPGRAPGVEDDFFAAGGTSLSAARLSVRVREVFAIDFPVRAVFDFRTVTEQCAAIEELVLESISTMSESEIAEALNH; encoded by the coding sequence ATGACCGTGGGGACGGCGGCGGGAGAGCCGACCGTCCGGCCCGAGCTGTCCTTCGCCCAGGAGCGGCTGTGGTTCCTCGACCAGCTCTCGCCGGGGGAGTCCGGCTATCTCACGCCGTTCAGCCGCCGCCTCGACGGCCCGGTGGACGCGGACCTGTTGGAGCGCGCGCTGCGGGCGGTCGCGGAGCGCCATCCGGTGCTGCGGTCACGGATCGACGCCGGGTCGGGGACCCCCGTTCCCGTGGTCGAGCCGGCCGCGACGGTCCGCCTGGAGCGCGTCGACCTGAGCGGCGCGCCGGACCCGGAGCGCGCCGCCGAGGCCGCCGTGGCGACGATGCTGAACACGCCCATGGACCTGACGGCGGCGCCGTGGCTGCGGGCCGCCCTGTTCACACTGGGCGAGGGCAGCGCCCTCTTCCACGTCCAGGTGCACCACATCGCCTTCGACGGGATCTCCCGGGGCCTGTTCGAGCGGGACCTTTCGGCGCAGTACCGGGCCCTGGCGGGGGGCCGCCCGGCACTGGAGCTCCCGCCCGGGCGGGACTACGCCGCCCACGCGGCCCGGCAGCGGGCGGCGCTCGGACCCGCCGAGCGCGAGGAGTTGCTGGCCCAGTGGCGCACCGCCCTGGACGGCGCGCCGCACGTGCTCGAGCTGCCCTCGGACCGCCCGCGCCCGGCCAGGCCGGGCCCGCGGGCGGGGCGGGTGGACTTCGTGATCCCCGAAGAGGTCACCGCCGCCCTGTACCGCGTCGCGCAAGCGCACCGGACCACCCTGTTCTGCGTCGGTCTGGCCGCCTACCAGCATCTGCTTGGCCGGTACGCGGATGCCCGGGACGTGCTGGTGGGGGTGCCGTTCGCGGGCCGCGAGGACCCGGAGACGGAGCAGGTCATCGGGTTCTTCACGCACTCCGTGCCGCTGCGCGGGGAGTTGGCCGGATCACCCTCGCTCGACGCACTGACCCGGCAGGCGCGGGACCGGGTGCTTGAGGCGATGGACCTCCAGGAACTGCCGCTGGAGCAGCTCGTGGACGGGCTCGGCGTGACCCGCGAGGCCCACCGCAATCCGCTGTTCCAGCACTGGTTCGACCTGGCGGACCCGCAGTGGGACCGGCCTGCGCTGATCCTGCCCGGCGTTCGGGTCCGGCCGGTCCCGGTCACCGAGACCACCACCCGCTTCGACACCGAACTGCATCTGCGTCCCGCGGGGGCGGGCCTGGCGGGACGGCTCCTGTACGCGGCGGAGCTGTTCGACGAGGAGACGGCCGCGGGGCTTGCCGGACACTATGCCGCGCTGCTCGCCGCGGCGGCCGCGGAGCCGGGGCGGCCCCTCGACTCGATCCCGCTCACCGGGGCGGACGAGCGCGCGCGACTGCTCGACCTGGGCACCGGGCCCGCCGTGCGGCGCGGCCCGGCGACGGTGGACGCGTACGTGGAGCGCACGGTGGCCCGCGTCCCGGACGAGGTGGCCGTCCGCTCCGGCGAACGGCGGCTGACCTACCGTCAGCTCGACGAGCGGTCACGGCGGATCGCCCGGGCGCTGCGGGAGCACGGCGCCGGGCCCGAGCGGGTGGTCGCGGTCTGTCTGCCGCGCGGGCCCGAGCTGGTCTGCGCCCTGCTGGGCGTCGTGCGGTCGGGGGCGGCCTACGTGCCGGTGGAGCCGGAGCTTCCGGCCGAGCGGATCGCGTACCTGCTGCGCGACTCGGGAGCGATGGCGGTGCTCGGGGACGCCGGGGCCGAGAGCCTCACCGAGGTGACCGGGCACCCCCTGGTGCGCGTCGACCACTTCGCGGACGGCGACGGCCCGCACGGCGGGGCGGCGCTGTCGGCGACCGGGCACGGGGCACAGGACCTGCCGGCGGCGCTGGATCCCGACCGTCTGCTGTACGTCGTCTACACCTCCGGCTCGACCGGGCTGCCCAAGGGTGTCGGTGTCACCCACCGCTCCTTCACCCGGCTCCTCGACTGGCATCTCGACCGCTACCCCGTGGCGTCGGGAGCGGCCACGGCGCAGACGGCCGGAGTCTCCTTCGACGCCGCGGCCTGGGAGATCTGGCCGGCCCTGGCGGGCGGTTCGTGCCTGGAGGTGTGTTCGGCGGACCAGGTGCGCACCCCGTCGCGCCTGCTCGCGCGCCTGGAGGAGGCGGGCGTGGGATCGGCTTTCGTGCCCACCGCGTTGGCGGAACTGCTGATCCGCGAGCCGCTCGGGCAGCGGACCGCGCTGCGGCGGCTGCTGACCGGTGGGGATGTGTTCCGGCCGCGTGCCGAGGACGCGCCGGGGGTCGAGGTGGTCAACCACTACGGCCCGACGGAGAACACCGTCGTCGCCACCGCCACCGACGCGCTCACCCGTCCCTGGCCGGGCCGCTCCATCGGCCGGCCGATCGCCGGGGTGCGGGCCTATGTGCTCGATGCCCGGCTGCACCTGGTGCCCCGTGGAGTGCGCGGCGAGCTGTGGCTCGGCGGGGCCCTGGTGTCGCGCGGCTATCTGGGGCGGCCCGGCCTCACCGCCGAGCGGTTCGTCCCGGATCCGTTCGCCGCGGAGCCGGGGGCGCGCATGTACCGCACCGGGGACCTGGCGCGGTGGTCGGCCGACGGCTCGCTGGAGTTCCGGGGCCGGGCGGACGGGCAGTTGAAGATCAGCGGCTACCGGGTGGAACCGGCCGAGGTCGAGGTGGTGCTGCTGCGCTGCCCGGGGGTGCGGGAGGCGGTCGTGACCGCGGCCACGGGCCCCGACGGAGCCCCGGTGCTCGCGGCCCACCTGGTGTGCGACGCTCCCGGCCCGAGCGACGCGGAGCTGCGCTCCCAGCTGCGCCGCCAGGTGCCCTCGTACCTGGTGCCGTCGGTCTTCGTCCGGCTCGACGCGCTGCCGCTGACCGTCACGGGCAAGGTCGACCGCCGTGCGCTGCCCGCGCCTCCGGAGGGGGTCCGCGCGGCGGTGGCCCCGCGGACCCCGGCCGAGTCGGCGGTGCACGCCCTGTGGCTGGAGGTGCTGCCCGGGCGCGCGCCCGGGGTCGAGGACGACTTCTTCGCCGCGGGCGGCACCTCGCTGTCGGCGGCCCGGCTTTCGGTACGAGTCCGGGAGGTCTTCGCGATCGACTTCCCGGTACGTGCGGTATTCGATTTCCGTACCGTCACCGAGCAGTGTGCCGCCATCGAAGAACTCGTACTCGAATCCATTTCCACCATGTCCGAGAGTGAAATAGCCGAAGCGCTGAATCACTGA
- a CDS encoding alpha/beta fold hydrolase has protein sequence MTTADALLPFWDDRLPGARATMFCLPHSGGGASAYREWVRASTTLDVQPVQLPGREHLIGTPGIERMPELASLIGELMVERAPRPFVLFGHSMGGAIAAEAAAWLERGGHPAPALLVISARPPVNQARPGPGESEDEWLLRRVTAMGGTPAEVLEEPELRELILGTFRADTRLLRDYVPRFGRLSLPLLALGGTEDYVTESRLAPWQDHFTTPIRIRMYPGGHFYLRRHRDAVLAAVEEALTDTLAGKETAHDA, from the coding sequence ATGACGACCGCCGACGCTCTGCTGCCCTTCTGGGACGACCGACTGCCGGGCGCCCGAGCCACCATGTTCTGCCTGCCGCACTCGGGCGGGGGCGCCTCGGCCTACCGGGAGTGGGTCAGGGCCTCCACCACCCTCGACGTCCAGCCCGTCCAACTGCCGGGGCGCGAGCACCTGATCGGCACGCCCGGCATCGAACGCATGCCTGAGCTCGCCTCCCTGATCGGCGAGCTGATGGTCGAGCGGGCCCCGCGGCCCTTCGTGCTCTTCGGACACAGCATGGGCGGCGCGATCGCGGCCGAGGCGGCGGCCTGGCTGGAGCGCGGCGGGCATCCCGCGCCCGCACTCCTGGTCATCTCGGCCCGCCCGCCGGTGAACCAGGCCCGGCCCGGGCCCGGCGAGAGCGAGGACGAGTGGCTCCTGCGGCGCGTGACCGCCATGGGCGGAACCCCGGCCGAAGTCCTTGAGGAGCCCGAACTGCGCGAGCTGATCCTCGGGACGTTCCGCGCCGACACGCGCCTGCTGCGGGACTACGTGCCGCGGTTCGGCCGCCTGTCCCTGCCGCTGCTCGCCCTGGGCGGCACCGAGGACTACGTGACCGAGTCCCGCCTCGCCCCCTGGCAGGACCACTTCACCACGCCGATCCGCATCCGCATGTACCCGGGCGGTCACTTCTATCTGCGCCGGCACCGCGACGCCGTCCTGGCCGCCGTGGAAGAGGCCCTCACCGACACCCTGGCAGGAAAGGAGACGGCCCATGACGCCTGA
- a CDS encoding condensation domain-containing protein translates to MTPEPTAHALLTIFQEEIGSDRIGPDDDFYAVGGDSLIAVRVVTRATEQGMPLRLIDLLMNPTVDELVDHLRAAATDGADPQEAAVAPAHPGESLVEPEDRAALPAGALDALPASALQTGLIFQCEMAEDPSLYHDLIGLRVTAPYDEDLFRSALRELMDRHPALRSSFDLGSYSESLQVFWDDVAEPLESERVGTAAEADAAVSAWRDKQLSTTLDWEQAPLFRCHVAAGPGDTFRVTVAMHHAIMDGWSFATVVVDLLTLYDAHLSGTGHGLPEPPAAAAAEFVRLERAAVDSPEAAAFWRAQCDAPTLVDRERYGRSANASERRATALPAGLFADLRARAAEARVPLKSLLLAVHCRSLGRMAGRTTDVVTGVVVNGRPELPDADRVVGLFLNTVPLRLPSLSGTWAELARTLRETETAAAPHQRYPLALIEEDAGRRSFDVAFNFTDFHVYRRVSDLTALSADGWWDRDKASHPMSCDFTLDYPGFGSGLLLSFDPHLVSEEQVAKYEALTIDGLRAAARDVHTAGTEPHDG, encoded by the coding sequence ATGACGCCTGAGCCGACGGCCCACGCGCTCCTCACGATCTTTCAGGAAGAGATCGGGTCCGACCGGATCGGGCCGGACGACGACTTCTACGCGGTCGGCGGGGACTCCCTCATCGCCGTGCGGGTCGTCACGCGCGCGACCGAGCAGGGCATGCCGCTGCGCCTGATCGACCTGCTGATGAACCCGACGGTGGACGAACTCGTGGACCACCTGCGCGCCGCGGCCACCGACGGCGCCGACCCGCAGGAGGCGGCGGTCGCCCCGGCGCACCCGGGCGAATCCCTGGTGGAACCCGAGGACCGGGCGGCCCTGCCCGCGGGCGCGCTGGACGCGCTGCCCGCCTCGGCGCTCCAGACCGGTCTGATCTTCCAGTGCGAGATGGCCGAGGACCCGAGCCTCTACCACGACCTGATCGGGCTGCGCGTGACGGCGCCCTACGACGAGGACCTCTTCCGGTCGGCCCTGCGCGAGTTGATGGACCGGCACCCCGCGCTGCGCAGCTCCTTCGATCTGGGCAGCTACTCGGAGTCCCTCCAGGTGTTCTGGGACGACGTGGCCGAGCCACTGGAGAGCGAGCGCGTGGGCACGGCCGCCGAGGCCGACGCGGCCGTGTCCGCCTGGCGTGACAAACAGCTCTCCACCACCCTGGACTGGGAGCAGGCGCCCCTGTTCCGCTGCCACGTGGCCGCCGGTCCCGGCGACACCTTCCGGGTGACCGTGGCCATGCACCACGCGATCATGGACGGCTGGAGCTTCGCCACCGTCGTCGTCGACCTGCTCACCCTCTACGACGCCCATCTGTCCGGCACCGGCCACGGACTGCCGGAGCCGCCCGCGGCCGCGGCCGCCGAGTTCGTCCGCCTCGAGCGGGCCGCCGTGGACTCCCCGGAAGCCGCCGCGTTCTGGCGCGCCCAGTGCGACGCGCCGACGCTGGTGGACCGGGAGCGGTACGGCCGTTCGGCCAACGCCTCGGAGCGGCGTGCCACGGCACTGCCCGCCGGCCTCTTCGCCGACCTGCGCGCACGGGCCGCGGAGGCACGGGTCCCGCTGAAGAGCCTGCTCCTCGCGGTGCACTGCCGGTCCCTGGGCCGGATGGCGGGCCGCACCACCGACGTGGTCACCGGCGTGGTGGTCAACGGGCGCCCCGAGCTGCCGGACGCCGACCGGGTCGTCGGACTCTTCCTCAACACCGTTCCGCTGCGCCTGCCGTCCCTGTCCGGCACCTGGGCCGAACTGGCCCGGACGCTGCGGGAGACGGAGACCGCCGCCGCGCCCCACCAGCGCTATCCCCTCGCGCTGATCGAGGAAGACGCCGGGCGGCGGTCCTTCGACGTGGCCTTCAACTTCACCGACTTCCACGTCTACCGCCGCGTGTCCGACCTCACGGCCCTCTCCGCCGACGGATGGTGGGACCGGGACAAGGCCAGCCACCCGATGTCCTGCGACTTCACCCTCGACTACCCCGGCTTCGGCAGTGGCCTCCTCCTCTCCTTCGACCCGCACCTGGTGAGCGAGGAACAGGTGGCGAAGTACGAGGCGTTGACCATCGACGGCCTGCGCGCCGCGGCCCGGGACGTGCACACGGCCGGGACGGAGCCTCACGATGGGTGA
- a CDS encoding MbtH family protein, which produces MTEDRIYQIVVNHEEQYSIWDSKMDIPTGWSPVGVSGSRAECLAHIERTWTDITPLSVRKKYAEASA; this is translated from the coding sequence ATGACCGAAGACCGCATCTATCAGATTGTTGTCAATCACGAGGAGCAGTACTCGATCTGGGACTCCAAGATGGACATACCCACAGGCTGGAGCCCTGTCGGAGTCTCTGGCAGCAGGGCGGAATGCCTGGCCCACATCGAGCGAACCTGGACCGACATCACCCCGCTGAGCGTACGGAAGAAGTACGCCGAGGCATCGGCCTGA